One window of Kryptolebias marmoratus isolate JLee-2015 linkage group LG3, ASM164957v2, whole genome shotgun sequence genomic DNA carries:
- the dla gene encoding delta-like protein A, with amino-acid sequence MYLFNMGRVILLTLAVMSMLLCQGFCSGVFELKLQEFLNKKGVQGNKNCCKGGLASSFQQQCECKTFFRICLKHYQPNASPEPPCTYGGAVTPVLGSNSFQVPDVIPESSFTNPIRINFGFTWPGTFSLIIEALHTDSKDDLSTENPERVISTMTTQRHLTVGDEWSQDLHTGGRTELKYSYRFVCDEHYYGDGCSVFCRPRDDAFGHFTCGERGEIVCDAGWKGQYCTEPICLPGCDEEHGYCEKPGECKCRVGFKGRYCDDCIRYPGCLHGTCQQPWQCNCQEGWGGLFCNQDLNYCTHHKPCMNGATCSNTGQGSYTCSCRPGFTGASCEIKVNGCAGNPCRNGGSCTDSENTYKCTCPYGFYGNNCELSAMTCADGPCSNGGRCADNPDGGYFCQCPTGYAGFNCEKKIDHCTSSPCSNGARCVDLVNSYLCQCPDGFTGMNCDHTGDECSAYPCQNGGTCQEGPNGYTCTCPPGYTGRNCSSPISRCEHNPCHNGATCHERNNRYVCACVPGYGGRNCQFLLPEHAAIRGSEVPWMAIGSGVALVLLLLAGCAVLVGFFRSKVQHGGQIETAGDRETINNLTNNCHRSDRDLAISVMPTPGVKNINKKMDFCSGNPDEGSSPGRSSYESRHQPAEFNLVHEVNYEQAAKEAMLEAACEDKCQPLDSFEFEEKRSKRLKCEASEKKAPEMSACVDTKYKSVFVMSEEKDECIIATEV; translated from the exons atgtatttatttaatatggGGCGCGTCATCCTGCTGACTCTAGCAGTCATGTCCATGTTGCTATGCCAG GGGTTTTGTTCGGGAGTTTTTGAGCTAAAGTTGCAGGAGTTTCTGAACAAGAAGGGGGTGCAGGGCaacaaaaactgctgtaaaGGAGGCCTGGCGTCCTCTTTCCAGCAGCAGTGCGAGTGTAAAACCTTCTTCAGGATCTGCCTAAAGCACTACCAGCCCAACGCCTCCCCGGAGCCGCCGTGCACTTACGGCGGCGCCGTGACTCCCGTGCTGGGCTCCAACTCCTTCCAGGTCCCTGACGTCATTCCGGAGAGTTCGTTCACCAACCCCATCAGGATTAACTTCGGCTTCACGTGGCCG GGGACCTTCTCGCTGATTATTGAAGCGTTACACACCGATTCCAAAGACGACCTCTCCACAG AGAACCCAGAGCGCGTCATCAGCACCATGACCACCCAGCGGCACCTGACGGTGGGAGATGAGTGGTCACAGGACCTGCACACCGGGGGAAGGACCGAATTAAAGTACTCCTACCGCTTCGTGTGCGACGAACACTACTATGGGGACGGCTGCTCGGTGTTCTGCAGGCCGAGAGACGATGCGTTCGGACACTTCACCTGCGGAGAGCGTGGGGAGATTGTGTGTGACGCAGGGTGGAAAGGCCAGTACTGCACAGAAC CGATCTGCCTGCCGGGGTGCGATGAGGAGCACGGCTACTGTGAGAAACCTGGGGAGTGCAA GTGCAGAGTGGGATTCAAAGGCCGCTACTGCGACGACTGCATCCGTTACCCGGGCTGTCTCCACGGGACCTGCCAGCAGCCATGGCAATGCAACTGTCAGGAGGGCTGGGGGGGGCTCTTCTGCAACCAAG ATCTCAACTACTGCACTCACCACAAGCCGTGCATGAATGGAGCCACTTGTAGCAACACTGGTCAAGGCAGCTACACCTGTTCCTGCAGGCCTGGCTTCACTGGGGCCAGCTGTGAGATCAAGGTCAACGGATGTGCTGGAAACCCCTGCCGAAACGGAGGAAGCTGCACC GATTCAGAAAATACATATAAGTGCACTTGCCCTTATGGTTTCTATGGCAACAACTGTGAGTTGAGTGCCATGACGTGTGCTGATGGGCCTTGCTCCAATGGTGGGCGATGTGCTGACAACCCTGATGGAGGTTATTTTTGCCAGTGCCCCACAGGATACGCAGGGTTCAACTGTGAGAAGAAGATTGATCACTGCACCTCCAGCCCCTGCTCCAACG GTGCACGTTGTGTGGATCTGGTCAACTCGTATCTGTGTCAGTGTCCAGATGGTTTCACTGGTATGAACTGTGACCACACTGGGGACGAGTGCTCGGCCTATCCGTGCCAGAATGGTGGCACATGCCAAGAGGGTCCCAACGGCTACACCTGCACCTGCCCGCCGGGATACACCGGCCGCAACTGCAGCTCCCCCATCAGccgctgtgagcacaacccctGCCACAATGGTGCTACCTGCCACGAGAGGAACAACCGCTACGTCTGTGCGTGTGTCCCTGGATACGGTGGCAGAAACTGCCAGTTTTTGCTTCCAGAACATGCTGCGATCCGTGGATCAGAGGTGCCCTGGATGGCCATCGGGTCCGGGGTGGcactggtgctgctgctgctggccggGTGCGCGGTGCTGGTTGGATTTTTCCGATCAAAAGTCCAGCATGGCGGGCAAATAGAAACTGCGGGCGACAGAGAGACAATAAATAACCTGACAAACAACTGTCACCGCAGCGACAGGGACCTGGCGATCAGCGTGATGCCGACGCCTGGTGTCAAAAACATCAATAAGAAGATGGACTTCTGCAGCGGCAACCCTGATGAAGGCTCTTCACCAGGAAGGAGCAGCTATGAAAGCCGCCATCAACCTGCAGAGTTCAACCTCGTGCACGAGGTCAACTATGAGCAGGCGGCTAAGGAGGCCATGCTGGAGGCGGCCTGCGAGGACAAGTGTCAACCCCTTGATTCATTTGAGTTTGAGGAGAAACGCAGCAAACgtttaaaatg CGAAGCATCAGAAAAGAAAGCCCCAGAAATGTCTGCATGTGTGGACACCAAGTACAAATCTGTGTTTGTGATGTCAGAAGAGAAAGACGAATGTATAATTGCAACTGAG GTGTAA